A window of the Nocardia sp. NBC_01329 genome harbors these coding sequences:
- a CDS encoding DUF1266 domain-containing protein, with protein MAAAGLPTPTPFPYPELDKREEDHWSGAQIEDDRLRALSLGAFYSARWDAFHDALLLGPERDHPLGDRRELAIDTLTGAWGITDGTEARASMEQLLEGMHAPLYALVHPLVTASLNASERDRFGERADRHRAFLRQVASFRGIDNSEALVRDYDIWSQAIKIGFTDHLSRPLPADIHAWDLARVVAVARMSYTAGYIENDVAWDYLGRALPLAQRKYRNWRQFGDAYLTGWTYWQACEDLAELKDGGVDRRQELLRLWFRPTSPWRRIGLS; from the coding sequence ATGGCTGCTGCCGGATTGCCCACGCCGACCCCCTTTCCCTATCCGGAGCTCGACAAGCGCGAGGAAGACCATTGGTCCGGTGCGCAGATCGAGGACGATCGCCTGCGCGCGTTGTCGCTGGGCGCCTTCTACTCGGCGCGCTGGGACGCCTTCCACGATGCGCTGCTGCTGGGCCCGGAACGCGATCATCCCCTCGGCGACCGGCGTGAACTGGCTATCGACACCCTCACCGGCGCCTGGGGCATCACCGACGGCACCGAGGCCCGCGCCTCCATGGAACAGCTGCTCGAAGGTATGCACGCCCCGCTGTACGCCCTGGTGCATCCGCTGGTCACCGCTTCGCTGAATGCCAGCGAACGGGACCGGTTCGGCGAGCGCGCCGATCGGCACCGCGCCTTTCTACGCCAGGTCGCCTCGTTCCGGGGTATCGACAATTCCGAGGCGCTGGTGCGTGACTACGACATCTGGTCCCAGGCGATCAAGATCGGCTTCACCGATCATCTGTCCCGGCCGCTACCCGCCGATATCCACGCCTGGGACCTCGCCCGGGTGGTCGCCGTCGCGCGCATGTCCTATACGGCCGGCTATATCGAGAACGATGTGGCGTGGGACTACCTGGGCCGGGCGCTGCCGTTGGCCCAGCGCAAATACCGCAACTGGCGGCAGTTCGGGGACGCCTACCTCACCGGCTGGACCTATTGGCAAGCCTGCGAGGACTTGGCCGAACTGAAGGACGGCGGCGTCGATCGTCGCCAGGAACTGCTGCGCCTCTGGTTCCGCCCTACCAGCCCGTGGCGCCGCATCGGCTTGTCCTAG
- a CDS encoding DUF2277 domain-containing protein — protein sequence MCRNITVLRGLEPAATEQEIYAAALQYVRKVGGLTGLSSATKPAVDKAVAAVAAATTDLLAELPDRRVPPATEPPLRRLAREPQ from the coding sequence ATGTGTAGAAACATCACCGTCTTGCGAGGTCTGGAACCCGCCGCTACCGAGCAGGAGATCTATGCCGCCGCACTGCAGTATGTGCGCAAAGTCGGTGGGCTGACCGGGCTGAGTTCGGCCACCAAACCCGCGGTGGACAAAGCCGTCGCCGCCGTCGCGGCAGCCACCACCGATTTGCTCGCCGAATTACCCGACCGCCGGGTGCCCCCGGCAACCGAGCCGCCACTGCGCCGGTTGGCTCGCGAACCCCAGTAG
- a CDS encoding aldehyde dehydrogenase family protein: MAKTVDTPADSEIRVLNPATGEVVGSVADMSAEQVVTAIAELREHQREWQAIGADKRKEWLLELQDWIIDNTEVLADVLQSETGKPRVDSLIDPIFGSDLIGYYARRAAKFLADEHPAPHSPLARVKRLTTVFEPYPVVGVITPWNFPLAMPLLDVIPALAAGAAVILKPSEVTPLSALELARGWAAIGAPPVLSVVTGAGTTGAAVVEHADYIQFTGSTATGRRIAAACAARMVPYSLELGGKDPAIVLADADLDRAAHGIAFGGMFNSGQVCISVERVYVEEPVYDEFVAKLTANVKALRQGRDDRTPRNDVGAMANESQVGIVTRHIDEAVAAGAKVLTGGKRTGVGTFFEPTVLVDVDHSMSCITEETFGPTLPVMKVVDEAEAVRLANDSVYGLSATVWTGDKARGERVARALNAGAVNINDVFANLFNFALPMGGWGDSGVGARWGGPNGVRKYCRAKAITTPILPTQERELTWMPYDLNKVLIGLGAMRAAGARGMRRIDIGALLRLKGDNR, from the coding sequence ATGGCGAAAACCGTGGATACGCCCGCGGACTCGGAGATCCGAGTCTTGAATCCCGCCACCGGCGAGGTGGTCGGCTCGGTAGCCGATATGTCCGCCGAGCAGGTCGTCACGGCCATCGCCGAGCTCCGTGAGCACCAGCGCGAATGGCAGGCCATCGGCGCCGACAAGCGCAAAGAATGGCTACTCGAACTCCAGGACTGGATCATCGACAACACCGAGGTGCTGGCCGATGTTCTGCAGTCCGAGACAGGTAAACCGCGGGTGGATTCGCTCATCGACCCGATCTTCGGCAGCGACCTCATCGGCTATTACGCGCGCCGTGCCGCCAAATTCCTCGCCGACGAACATCCCGCCCCGCACAGTCCGCTGGCCCGGGTGAAACGGCTGACCACAGTATTCGAGCCGTATCCGGTGGTCGGTGTGATCACTCCGTGGAATTTCCCGCTGGCCATGCCGCTGCTCGATGTGATCCCGGCCCTGGCCGCCGGCGCCGCGGTGATCTTGAAACCCTCCGAGGTGACTCCCCTGTCCGCGCTCGAACTCGCCCGCGGCTGGGCCGCGATCGGTGCGCCTCCGGTGCTCTCGGTGGTCACCGGCGCGGGCACTACCGGCGCGGCGGTGGTCGAGCACGCCGATTACATCCAGTTCACCGGATCCACCGCGACCGGCCGCCGGATCGCCGCCGCGTGCGCCGCCCGGATGGTTCCCTACAGCCTGGAACTCGGCGGTAAGGATCCGGCGATCGTGCTCGCCGACGCCGACCTCGACCGCGCCGCGCACGGGATCGCCTTCGGCGGCATGTTCAATTCCGGGCAGGTCTGCATCTCGGTGGAACGGGTCTATGTGGAGGAACCCGTCTACGACGAGTTCGTCGCGAAACTGACCGCGAACGTCAAGGCCCTGCGACAGGGTCGCGACGATCGCACTCCGCGCAACGATGTGGGCGCCATGGCCAACGAGAGCCAGGTCGGCATAGTCACACGGCATATCGACGAGGCGGTGGCCGCGGGCGCGAAGGTGCTGACCGGCGGTAAGCGTACGGGTGTGGGCACCTTCTTCGAACCCACAGTTCTCGTGGATGTGGACCACAGCATGTCGTGTATCACCGAGGAGACCTTCGGACCGACCCTGCCGGTGATGAAGGTGGTCGACGAGGCGGAGGCCGTCCGGCTGGCCAACGACTCCGTGTACGGACTGTCTGCGACAGTCTGGACCGGGGACAAGGCGCGCGGCGAACGAGTGGCCCGGGCGCTGAACGCGGGCGCGGTCAATATCAACGATGTCTTCGCGAACCTGTTCAATTTCGCGCTCCCGATGGGCGGCTGGGGCGATTCCGGCGTCGGTGCCCGCTGGGGCGGCCCGAACGGGGTGCGCAAGTACTGCCGGGCCAAGGCGATCACCACACCGATACTGCCCACCCAGGAGCGCGAACTCACCTGGATGCCCTACGACCTCAACAAGGTCCTGATCGGGCTGGGTGCCATGCGCGCGGCCGGAGCGCGCGGAATGCGCCGGATCGATATCGGCGCATTGCTGCGACTCAAGGGAGACAACCGGTGA
- a CDS encoding SDR family oxidoreductase — translation MSKTESIRGKVVVITGGARGIGLATAVALKKLGAEIAIGDIDERTVKESGNDHDFDYYARLDVTDIQSFTTFLDDVEREVGPIDVLINNAGIMPTGRLVEETDQVTRRILEINVYGVILGSKIALARMLARGKGHIINIASLAGETHIPGLATYNASKHAVLGFTDTLREEYRGTGVAFSSVLPTLTNTELGSGVAAPKGLPAAEPEDIAAAVVRLIAKPRSKARVTRAAGAMSVFVNLLPQSVGDALGRSMGSAQTFLDDVDADERKAYEERVRGD, via the coding sequence GTGAGCAAGACCGAGTCCATTCGCGGCAAGGTAGTTGTCATCACCGGCGGTGCTCGGGGCATCGGACTGGCCACCGCCGTCGCCCTGAAGAAACTGGGTGCCGAGATCGCGATCGGCGATATCGACGAGAGAACGGTCAAGGAATCGGGAAACGACCACGATTTCGACTATTACGCCCGGCTCGATGTGACCGATATCCAGTCCTTCACCACGTTCCTCGACGATGTGGAACGGGAAGTCGGGCCGATCGACGTCCTGATCAACAATGCCGGCATCATGCCGACGGGACGGCTGGTCGAGGAAACCGACCAGGTCACCCGTCGAATCCTGGAAATCAATGTCTACGGCGTGATCTTGGGATCCAAGATCGCCCTGGCCCGCATGCTCGCGCGCGGGAAGGGACACATCATCAATATCGCCTCACTCGCCGGCGAGACGCATATCCCGGGTCTGGCCACCTACAACGCCTCCAAGCACGCGGTGCTCGGCTTCACCGATACGCTCCGCGAGGAGTACCGGGGCACGGGTGTGGCCTTCTCGTCGGTGCTGCCGACGCTGACCAATACCGAGCTCGGTTCCGGAGTGGCGGCACCGAAGGGCCTACCCGCGGCGGAACCGGAGGATATCGCCGCGGCGGTGGTCCGGCTCATCGCCAAGCCCCGGTCCAAGGCGCGGGTCACCCGGGCGGCGGGCGCCATGTCGGTGTTCGTGAATCTGCTGCCGCAGTCGGTGGGCGACGCGCTGGGTCGATCGATGGGATCGGCGCAGACCTTCCTCGACGATGTGGACGCCGATGAACGCAAAGCCTACGAAGAGCGCGTCCGGGGCGACTGA
- a CDS encoding LysR family transcriptional regulator, translating to MDPHLRDLRYFVAVAEELHFTNAAQRLHIAQPTLSRQIRQLERQLDVVLFDRNQRSVALTVAGKELLSGARKILELWETTNGSLQEAGEVLRVGLQSTLGRGLLHDLESASGHRLALHPAAWTDSSSGLAGRQADLALVWLPLPDPNRYRWQVLRTERRWVLLPENHPRAGQEMIDFADLLDERFIALPAEAGAVRDFWLGNDARNGRPATIGAEAATPEDRLEAVGLGLGLCLLAENNVPMYRWPGLTARPVTGLPPCELAVAWRADDSRPTILEFGERAVSGGFAAPPAIPA from the coding sequence ATGGACCCGCATTTGCGCGATCTGCGGTATTTCGTCGCCGTCGCCGAGGAACTGCACTTCACCAACGCCGCCCAGCGGCTGCACATCGCCCAACCGACCCTGTCGCGTCAAATCCGACAGCTGGAACGTCAGCTCGATGTGGTCCTGTTCGATCGCAACCAGCGCAGTGTCGCGCTCACGGTTGCGGGTAAGGAGCTGCTCAGCGGCGCCCGCAAGATCCTGGAACTCTGGGAGACCACCAACGGCTCACTCCAGGAGGCGGGCGAAGTACTGCGCGTCGGCCTGCAATCGACGCTGGGCCGCGGACTGCTGCACGATCTCGAGAGCGCCAGCGGCCACCGACTGGCGTTGCACCCCGCCGCCTGGACCGACTCATCCAGCGGGCTCGCCGGTCGCCAAGCCGATCTGGCGCTGGTCTGGCTTCCGTTACCCGATCCCAACCGCTACCGCTGGCAGGTGCTGCGGACCGAGCGCCGCTGGGTGCTCCTACCGGAGAACCATCCTCGCGCCGGTCAGGAAATGATCGATTTCGCGGACCTGCTCGACGAACGGTTCATCGCCCTGCCCGCCGAAGCCGGCGCGGTCCGCGATTTCTGGCTCGGCAACGATGCCCGCAACGGCCGTCCCGCCACCATCGGCGCGGAAGCCGCCACCCCCGAGGATCGCCTCGAGGCTGTCGGGCTGGGGCTGGGGCTGTGCCTGCTGGCCGAGAACAATGTGCCGATGTACCGCTGGCCGGGACTCACCGCGCGCCCCGTCACCGGACTGCCGCCGTGCGAACTCGCGGTCGCCTGGCGCGCCGACGACTCCCGGCCGACCATCCTCGAATTCGGTGAGCGGGCCGTTTCCGGGGGCTTCGCGGCACCGCCGGCCATCCCGGCCTGA
- the hpt gene encoding hypoxanthine phosphoribosyltransferase, with protein sequence MYGDDIDSVLITEEQIAVKVSELAELIAKRYPADAPEGDLLLVGVLKGAIFFMTDLAKALPIPTQLEFMAVSSYGSSTSSSGVVRIMKDLDKDIAGRNVLIVEDIIDSGLTLSWLMRNLSTRNPASLEVVTLLRKPDALRTQVEVANVGFDIPNEFVVGYGLDYAERYRDLPYIGTLHPRVYGGEQA encoded by the coding sequence GTGTACGGGGACGATATCGATTCGGTCCTGATCACCGAAGAGCAAATCGCGGTGAAGGTCAGTGAACTGGCCGAGCTGATCGCCAAGCGGTACCCGGCCGACGCGCCGGAGGGCGATCTACTGCTGGTCGGCGTGCTCAAAGGCGCGATCTTCTTCATGACGGACCTGGCGAAGGCTCTGCCCATACCGACGCAGCTGGAGTTCATGGCCGTCTCGTCCTATGGTTCGTCCACATCGTCCTCGGGTGTGGTGCGCATCATGAAGGACCTGGACAAGGACATCGCCGGCCGCAACGTGCTCATCGTCGAGGACATCATCGACTCGGGCCTCACGCTGTCTTGGCTGATGCGCAATCTCTCCACCCGCAACCCCGCCTCGCTCGAGGTGGTGACCCTGCTGCGTAAACCGGATGCCCTGCGAACTCAGGTCGAGGTCGCCAATGTCGGGTTCGACATTCCGAACGAGTTCGTGGTCGGTTACGGACTCGACTACGCCGAGCGGTACCGGGATCTGCCTTATATCGGCACCCTGCATCCGCGGGTCTACGGCGGCGAACAGGCCTGA
- the tilS gene encoding tRNA lysidine(34) synthetase TilS, with the protein MRPAEQRPIRLPETPAVLGVRHALRAWLTGFGPEDGRVAVALSGGADSLALTGAALAESAEVHALVVDHRLQAGSDEVAATAAATARILGCRSVRVLPVDVTGPGGMEAAARAARYAALDSARAGLPVLLGHTLDDQAETVLLGLGRGSGARSIQGMAPDDAPWGRPLLGVRREATRQFCADLGLTPYEDPHNNAPEFTRVRLRTEVLPLLEDVLGGTAALALARTAEQLRDDNAALDGFAGELLLRAGAGAPECEVLAPAAPAVRRRAVRAWLLAHGVPAVTATHLRGIDELVVAWRGQGGVAVSGGERGTRLVVIREHGRLTLARTDRERR; encoded by the coding sequence GTGCGTCCCGCCGAACAGCGGCCGATCCGGTTACCGGAGACACCCGCGGTACTGGGTGTGCGCCATGCTCTCCGGGCGTGGCTGACCGGTTTCGGACCCGAGGATGGGCGGGTGGCCGTGGCGCTTTCGGGCGGGGCGGATTCGCTGGCCCTCACCGGTGCCGCGCTCGCCGAATCCGCGGAAGTGCATGCCCTCGTTGTAGATCACCGGTTGCAGGCCGGGTCCGATGAGGTGGCGGCGACGGCCGCGGCGACGGCGCGCATCCTCGGCTGCCGCTCGGTGCGGGTACTGCCCGTCGATGTGACCGGGCCCGGTGGGATGGAGGCCGCGGCACGGGCCGCGCGCTACGCGGCGCTGGACAGCGCGCGTGCGGGTTTGCCGGTACTGCTCGGCCACACCCTCGACGATCAGGCCGAAACCGTGTTGCTGGGTCTCGGGCGGGGGTCGGGTGCGCGTTCCATCCAGGGGATGGCGCCGGACGACGCCCCGTGGGGCCGGCCGCTGCTGGGGGTCCGGCGGGAAGCGACCCGGCAGTTCTGCGCGGACCTCGGCCTGACCCCGTACGAGGACCCGCACAACAACGCACCGGAGTTCACCCGGGTTCGGCTACGCACCGAAGTGCTGCCACTGCTCGAGGATGTACTCGGGGGGACCGCGGCGCTCGCGCTGGCCCGGACCGCCGAACAACTACGCGACGACAACGCCGCCCTCGACGGGTTCGCCGGCGAGCTGCTGCTGCGAGCTGGGGCCGGGGCGCCGGAGTGCGAGGTGCTGGCGCCGGCGGCTCCCGCGGTGCGGCGGCGGGCGGTGCGGGCGTGGCTGCTGGCCCACGGTGTGCCGGCGGTGACCGCAACACATCTGCGCGGAATCGATGAGCTGGTGGTGGCCTGGCGCGGGCAGGGTGGGGTCGCGGTGAGCGGCGGTGAGCGGGGGACCCGGTTGGTCGTGATTCGCGAGCATGGCAGGCTGACACTTGCCCGCACCGATCGGGAGCGCCGATAG